CTTGCTGATAGAGAAGTGATGGCAGAAGAAGGTGGCAGAAGTTTTGCCCGAAGGAACCAGTTGTTAGACATAGAGAAACAGGTTCATAAGTGGTGGACAGAAGGTGATGTTTTCAGAGCTGAACCTAAAGAATCGCCTCCTAAAGTGGGTGAAAAGTTCTTTGGGAATTTCCCTTTCCCTTATATGAATGGATATCTACATTTGGGCCATGCTTTTTCATTGTCAAAGCTTGAATTTGCAGCTGCGTATCACCGCTTGAGAGGTGCTACTGTTCTTTTGCCTTTTGCATTTCACTGCACAGGGATGCCCATAAAGGCGTCTGCTGATAAGCTTTCGAGGGAAATATCAATGTTTGGGAACCCACCCGTGTTTCCTGTTGTGAAGGAAGAGGAGAGTGTTGAAACAGAATGAAGGTTGAGGCTGAAGGAAATCAGGGTTTACCAGGTGGAAACTTTAAAGGAAAGAAATCAAAGGTTCTTGCAAAGACTGGGGGTGTTAAGTACCAGTGGGAGATAATGAGGAGTTATGGTCTGTCTGACGAGGAAATTGCCAGGTTTACAGACCCATATTACTGGCTAACGTACTTTCCGCCACTGGCTGTAGAGGATCTGAAGGAGTTTGGCTTGGGTTGTGATTGGCGTAGAACTTTTATTACAACTGACATGAATCCGTTCTTTGATTCATTTGTACGGTGGCAAATGCGGAAGCTGAAAGCCTCGGGAAAGTTTGTTAAAGATCTCAGGTGTACCGTATATTCACCCCTAGATGGTCAGCCATGTGCTGACCATGACCGTGCTTCTGGTGAAGGAGTTATCCTTCAAGAATATACTCTTATCAAGATGGAAGTTCTCCCACCTTTTCCACCAAAGATGAGCGTTCTGGAGGGGAAAAAGGTATATCTCGCAGCAGCTACACTGAGACCAGAGACCATGTATGGGCAAACAAATGCTTGGGTTTTGCCTGAACGAAAATATGGGGCATTTGAGATTAATGATGCTGAGGTTTTTGTGTTGACTTATAAGACAGCTCTTAATCTAGCCTATCAAAGGTTGTCTCGGATCCCTGAGAAGCCTACTTGTTTGCTAGAATTGTCTGGTCAAGATCTTATAGGTTTGCCCCTGAGGTCTCCCTTGGCATTCAATAAGACAATATACACTCTGCCCATGTTATCTGTCCTTACTGAAAAAGGTAGTGGAATTGTAACTAGTGTTCCCAGTGATTCTCctgatgattatatggccctACATGATTTGAAGTTAAAACCAGCTTTCAGGGCCAAATTTGGTGTGAAGGATGAGTGGGTCTTGCCGTTTGAGATAGTCCCGATTATCAACCATCCAGATTTTGGAGACAGGTCAGCTGAGAGAATTTgtattgaaaaaaatatcaagaacCAGAATGAGACAGATAAGCTTGATGAGGCAAAGAAAACAATTTACAAGGGCGGGTTTTATGAAGGAACCATGATTGTTGGAGAATTTGCTTGTATGAAAGTCCAAGAAGCAAAAGGTCTGATCAGGAGAAACCTTTTGGAGATGAATCAAGCTGTCATATATAGTGAACCTGAAAAGAAGGTCATGTCGAGATCTGGGGATGAGTGTGTTGTGGCTTTGACTGATCAGTGGTATCTCACTTATGGAGAATCAAAATGGAGGAAGGCTGCAGAAGAGTGTTTGGCTAGTATGAATCTCTACTCTGATGAAACACGGCATGGTTTTGAACACACTCTCAGCTGGCTTAATCAGTGGGCTTGCTCTCGCAATTTTGGGCTGGGAACTCGTATTCCTTGGGATGAGGATTTCTTAGTTGAGTCCTTGTCCGATTCCACTATTTATATGGCATATTACACCTTTGCACATTTCTTGCAGAAAGGGGACATGTATGGTACTGATCATTCTTCAGTGAAACCAGAGCTGCTGACAGATGAGATCTGGGAATTCTTGTTCTGTAATGGACCTTTTCCAGAAAATTCTTCTATGTCTCCTTCTCTTCTCAAGGAGATGAAGCAGGAATTTGACTACTGGTATCCGTTTGATCTCAGAGTTTCTGGCAAGGATCTTATTCAGAATCATCTTACCTTTTGCATCTATAACCACACTGCCATCTTCCCTAAGCACCACTGGCCACGTGGTTTCAGATGCAATGGGCATATAATGC
The sequence above is a segment of the Solanum dulcamara chromosome 11, daSolDulc1.2, whole genome shotgun sequence genome. Coding sequences within it:
- the LOC129873990 gene encoding LOW QUALITY PROTEIN: leucine--tRNA ligase, cytoplasmic-like (The sequence of the model RefSeq protein was modified relative to this genomic sequence to represent the inferred CDS: inserted 1 base in 1 codon); this encodes MAEEGGRSFARRNQLLDIEKQVHKWWTEGDVFRAEPKESPPKVGEKFFGNFPFPYMNGYLHLGHAFSLSKLEFAAAYHRLRGATVLLPFAFHCTGMPIKASADKLSREISMFGNPPVFPVVKEEESVETEXKVEAEGNQGLPGGNFKGKKSKVLAKTGGVKYQWEIMRSYGLSDEEIARFTDPYYWLTYFPPLAVEDLKEFGLGCDWRRTFITTDMNPFFDSFVRWQMRKLKASGKFVKDLRCTVYSPLDGQPCADHDRASGEGVILQEYTLIKMEVLPPFPPKMSVLEGKKVYLAAATLRPETMYGQTNAWVLPERKYGAFEINDAEVFVLTYKTALNLAYQRLSRIPEKPTCLLELSGQDLIGLPLRSPLAFNKTIYTLPMLSVLTEKGSGIVTSVPSDSPDDYMALHDLKLKPAFRAKFGVKDEWVLPFEIVPIINHPDFGDRSAERICIEKNIKNQNETDKLDEAKKTIYKGGFYEGTMIVGEFACMKVQEAKGLIRRNLLEMNQAVIYSEPEKKVMSRSGDECVVALTDQWYLTYGESKWRKAAEECLASMNLYSDETRHGFEHTLSWLNQWACSRNFGLGTRIPWDEDFLVESLSDSTIYMAYYTFAHFLQKGDMYGTDHSSVKPELLTDEIWEFLFCNGPFPENSSMSPSLLKEMKQEFDYWYPFDLRVSGKDLIQNHLTFCIYNHTAIFPKHHWPRGFRCNGHIMLNSEKMSKSTGNFRTLRQAIEEFSADATRFALADAGDGMDDANFVFETANAAILRLTKEIAWMQEVLSAEPSLRNGPPSTYADRVFANEINIAVRTAEKNYSEYMFREALKTGFYDLQAARDEYRLSCGSGGMNRNLLWQFMDVQTRLIAPVCPHYAEYAWRELLKKDGYVIKAGWPEADLPDLTLKKANKYLQDTIILMRKLLQKQISGSKKGNVNLNSQNKPTMGLIYVDEQYGGWKRECLGILQRKFDTSTGSFAPDKEILSELQKSDIAQQGNFKQIQKLCMPFLRFKKDEVLAVGVQALDLRLPFGEIEVLEKNSDLIKRQLGLERLEILSMIDDALERAGAHAAVVRQNPPSPGHPTAIFL